GCTGGCTCTCGATCCCACGGCAATTGTGATTACTGATGAAGGCGTTCAAGGCTACCACGCATGGCTTCCCCGATCGTTCGAGTGGAATGAAGTTTCGCATGTGGTCAGATCGGGCAACCGTCTTTGCATCTACCAGCGAGCGAGGTCCAGATTGGTCCGAGAATGGAATCGGCACTCGCGACCAGGCGGACGCTACCACTGGTCGAAGCTGCTTGTCGTCGAACTCAATTGCGTCGATCGGGACGCCGAATCCATTTGCGCTGAAATTGATCGGCATTGGAAATTTTCGTAAGGCTTACTTTGGCGATGTAAACCATGATGTTGGCCGCCCAAGGCATGGACTACCAATCCTGCCCGATGATCGGCTTCGACATCGAAGAAGTCGCGAAGCTGATCAATCTTCCGGATGACCACGTCATGGGACCATTGGTCGCGATCGGCAAAGGCACCAAAGAAGCTTGGCCGAAGCCCGGCCAGCTCCCGCTGGGTAAAGTCATCGGTAGATACGGATTCTAACGATGCAAAACTAGCATTGGTCTCATCTCACCTGAGCTCACCCACTGGGAATTGTTCACCCAATAACGCTCGCTTTGCTGGTTCACCCCAATAAGGCGTCGGCGTGTAGTCCCAATCGCTCAGCAGGCAGGGACTTGACTTTGGGTGGAACGACCAAGCAGTCCAATGGTAGCGATGTTGCTGCACTACGCCAATAAAATCGGGAACCCACGTCGCGGGGTCTTCGTGTTGTTCCGGAGGAATGAAGTCAAGGCGTTCCTGAGTCGCACCGCATTCGCCGATGAAAATTGGATGCCGCTTCGCCACGTCCATAAACTTATCCCGCCAATCGCTTTTCCAGGGGTAAACGTGGGTTGAGTAAACGATGCCATGACCATTGCGGTCGTTGAGCGCGAAGCCGGTGAGGATGCCCGAGAGGTCATACGACCAATCCAGTCCGCCAGCGATGACGATGTTCTTTGCACCGGTCTTCCGAACGGCATCGACCAGCGCTTGCATGCCGATCGATTCGAAGCCTTTGAGTTCCTCTTTGTTTTCCGCAACGGCGGTAGAGTCTGATTTCTTCTCGTTCGAGACAAATCCACCATCGCGCCAGACCTGCCAAGTGAGATCGTGTGGTTCGTTGAAAAGTTCAAACAGTACTGCGGGATGGTCTTTGTAGAGCGTGGCGAGTTCCTTCCAAAAGACAGCATGTTGGGGTTCCGGAGCTCGGAAACGGTGCAGGTCGAGAATGACGTAAACGCCGTGGGAGCCCGCAAGATTGACGACATCATCGACGAGCTGCCGATATCCCGCTCCGCCATCGCGTTGATACGGACCAGTACCGCTCCAGAAGTTTTCGCGAAT
The Rubripirellula reticaptiva DNA segment above includes these coding regions:
- a CDS encoding nitroreductase family protein, which encodes MMLAAQGMDYQSCPMIGFDIEEVAKLINLPDDHVMGPLVAIGKGTKEAWPKPGQLPLGKVIGRYGF
- a CDS encoding glycoside hydrolase family 5 protein; its protein translation is MMFSVLRLNVLLTLLWLPVPVFAETATSLLSNSNFELGTAEKPQDWPTPDGVTWLEEDGNHFLRFSASIDKMLTVYREVRINPEYEALQLSFRVRVNSLQRGKANWHDGRIILDFKDADGNKLKGATHPSFSGTTDGWTRRSVEMLVPKGAVKLEVMPAMFQAKSGSYDLDDVKLSAIDSAPLIAKREADAIKENAEIARRAALVQPSVSKASAEQLPLRLHVQGNKILDAKGSEVWLQGVSLPSMEWSAGGENILKSVHVAIEDWNANSIRLCIRENFWSGTGPYQRDGGAGYRQLVDDVVNLAGSHGVYVILDLHRFRAPEPQHAVFWKELATLYKDHPAVLFELFNEPHDLTWQVWRDGGFVSNEKKSDSTAVAENKEELKGFESIGMQALVDAVRKTGAKNIVIAGGLDWSYDLSGILTGFALNDRNGHGIVYSTHVYPWKSDWRDKFMDVAKRHPIFIGECGATQERLDFIPPEQHEDPATWVPDFIGVVQQHRYHWTAWSFHPKSSPCLLSDWDYTPTPYWGEPAKRALLGEQFPVGELR